A stretch of DNA from Telopea speciosissima isolate NSW1024214 ecotype Mountain lineage chromosome 5, Tspe_v1, whole genome shotgun sequence:
aagttttgaacctgcaacgAATAAGTTGTGTTGCATCGGAAATCCAAGTGAGGTGAAGCAGCATATACACACAGAGTTAAGAAAACAAGATTGAAGAGAGATGATCGGAGTGGGTTCCGAGGGAGACTCTCTAATGTCTAAGTTAGATTTTCAAGAAACGACAATTGAAAGGAAATAGAAAGAGCAGGAGGCTTAAGATTCAATGATTTCACCCTTTGTACTTTGACTACTgttcatctatttataggctgaTGGAAGAATGTCTTGAGTACACAAATACTAAATAGACCTGAGTTTAGGCGGGAACTGATGAACAAAATAGGTTGTCTTTACTAATAGCTAACAAGCATCGTAGAGAGTCCCGGGTTTATTACCCATGTGGAAAATCTTGATAACGAGTCTGGTACATGCTTCTAGTCTTACGTACTTCAGGTTGTAATAGCGCAACTTAATCGTTCCACCTAGACTCACCCACTTAACCATGGTATTTACAcaatgaaattttgattgaatcaCAATAATTGTTGTGTCTGGATCACCTAACCGTACATGTATACTTCACATACCATAAGGTGATGACATATACCTTTTATTTCCACAAATACATGTTCATGTACTTGTAATGATAGGAGATGAACATATCTCATCATCAATCATACGTGAAGCCTACACATACAGATAGGTGATCCGATGAGTCATTGTCCATGTGCCAGGGATGATTTTTGAGTACTATCACATTGAGGGAGGAGTGGGAAGTGATGGGAGTTGATTAAATTGGTGAGAGCGATAGTGTCGGTAGAGGAAGTGGCTgcaattaaatattaaaaagattatttggtatattttttgtttggtaagatGATGATTTGGTATTGGACCAAATTGACAATTAGAAGGGGGTTCTATTCTTTTCATGTCCTATAGACCCCCCCGGGTGTGGGATCAATGAGAGTGCGCACAGAAGCATTGGTTTAGATAGGGTTTTCAATTTTACTGAAGGCTAGCAGTTTTTTCACGGACTcctatgtctgggcataggAACCATGCGACTGATTGGCGgttaacgttctttttcccaaacgTCTAAGAACTTTATAGCTATGCTATAATGTTTCATCGATTTTACTAATTAAAAAGGAATAATTCCCATGTAACCATGCACTATTTTATTGAATCTATCATTATCTGATGTGGATCATATAAGAGAAATGGAGATTATGGTTATACGatacataaaattttaaattatcatGTATGCCTTGTAAAGGACAAAGAAGACCACATCCTTTTGTACAAAGAAGGGTAATTTTGATACGGTGAAAAACTAAATGTAaataaccatggttatatagaaatttatcaaataaataaaaaataaaaaccatggTTACATAGAGCACGACCCTTACTAAAATTGTTGGATTTGTATATCAATTAAAGCAATTTCAATCAAACATAAACTGTTAATTTGCATGAAATTAGCAGGCGCATGCTTGTCCTTAGGTCAATACTTCAAATTTTTTACAGCTAGGGACAAAAATGGATCTTTTTGTTCATATGCTTGTCGCACTATGTGTTCTTAGGAATAATGATTTCAAATACAAGTGAGTGCATATATTGAGGTATATCGATTCGCGGATTGCTTGAGAATCTCGTATGGATTATTATCGGTAGATTCTCAATAATATtttatagggagaaagaataaTACCTGCCTTCAGTGCGCGACCTTTGCACCCAATCACAAAACTAtgcaaaatgaccgccgcaccccatggaaaggcaaaaattccCAAGGGTATGGCGGTCATTTTGCGCAGCCCTGTGTCTTTCCCTATTTTATAATAATAGAACCCTAGACTTGAAAAGTCGTTATCATTGTAATAGAATATTAAAGGTTTTAGTATACTAACAACTGACACCTCCCTGGTTATATATCAGTGCCTTAAATTCATAATGTTTCCTATGATTTCCAAATTAGAAGAGTATTAAGAGAGATATCTTATTATGATTGGACATAAATTCCAAATTCGGTGACAAGCTTTGTTAATAGTTTACAAAGaatttaatattatttattaataattattttttcaaatattttgaaaatttgttttatttctaattAGTGATTAAGATTCTCTCTGTATGATGGCCCAATGTACTAGGGGTGCGATAataattattttcatttatatAGGTCTGTTATGCAATATTATTAAGTGAAGGGAGTAAATCAAAGTAAAACTGTTGTTTTTGGGCTTAATACTTATTTCCACTGTTTATTTGTCCTTAAGAATAAGTAATCTTTATTTAAGAAATAAagtttgactcataaaaggaaagCTCAATAGAGGGGAGCGACCTCACTTACATTGGGAAGAGACTCAATGAGGGGTTGGTTGCATGACACATGGATTATTCCAAATTCAACGGCtggattaaaagaagaaaaccagcCATCCGTTGGATTTAGAATAATCCATGTGTCATGCAGCCAGCCCCTCACTTCACCTCACTGGAAGATGAGAGCGCTGGAGAAGATTGAAATCCGTTAAGGTTGGTGTTTATGTATGTGAAAAATATGTGGTGAGTTGTAACAGTCTCTTATGTACCTTATTTATTGGTAcatatgtttggatgtcaagaaaagaaaataaaaaaatcagttattgtatcatcatgatttttgtctcattatgtttttttcttttcttggcatccaaacatagcgtAAATTGTCTCTTGTGAGATAAGGTAGGATTTCTCATCCAAGCCATACATGTAAAGCCCTATTCTTTCTATTATCTCCCACTGCATACAGGTAACATCTATTTCTCAGTCTCtcttatttgatttgatttgattctaGAGTTTTGAACTCTACACTTAGTGGAGAAGATTCTTTGATACTATTCCTAAACAAGGGTTGGTGAGTGTTGTTTTTCTTACTTGTGATTACTGGAATAATCAAGTGTTGTATAAACCCTAATGCTACCTGAGGCTTGATTAAAatctttaaattttaatttatattatattttaaaagGTGTACTCAATGCATGAGACTCCTGCCACTACAGAGTCAGGGGAATGTTATAATGTATATAACCTTAACTCCCGTTCTGCGaggggagggttataatgtatgTAACCTTAACTCTCGTTCTGCGAAGAGATTGTTTTCCAACTCTAATGTTATAATGTATATAACCTTAACTCCCGTTCTACGaggggagggttataatgtatgTAACCTTAACTCTCGTTCTGCGAAGAGACTGTTTTCCAACTCTAACCTGCAGCCATTAGGTTGAATTACAATAAAACTGCAAAACAAAATACCAATGACGAAGtgggaaaatcaaagaaaaagaccATACAAAGAAGAATTCCTAGGGAATTTATTAGTACGTGCACTTGATGCTCAATCCTAAAACATTGTCCCTTCCCTAAGGAAAATCAAAATCTAATTGTAACTTGTCATCAACCCATTCCTTGATTTTTAAATTGGTTTGAAGGGGTCTGATTTGATTTCTTAGCTTGACATCATTAGCCTCAGAAATGATGGTTCCAATGTCCAGCAACTGCAAGCGTTGGTATGTCCCTCTCCATCTGTATTTAATTTGGTGGTGTCTTTCTCATTATCTCTTCCTCCACACCTCTGCTCTTCCCTTACTGCGTAAGCGAGCTCTACCCACACATGATCACGAACCATTAACCATAATCTACAATTTTCCTCATCTccagagaaaaaacaaaaacaaaaacaaaagagatgATAAGAGATCATTCAATTCAAAAGGTCTGTAATTGAAATAGGAACTTAAGTAAATACTTCATGAATCACGGATCACTTTAATTAATGATGATgagatgagagaaagagagagaaagagaaagagaaaagggtaGCCAAGGGAGAAATTTCTACAATTTTATAAAGACTGGAAATAATTTAAAGTAATGTAACGCCAACGACTTCCTTCCCAGGAACCTTGACTCGCCAGCCATCTAGTCTCCCTTTCTCTgcactcttttttttcttttttttcgtttttttggatttgaaacCAACGTGGGTTCGAAGGCAAATTACTTAAACTACATCATCAGTTctacaaggaagaagaaagctcccctcccctccccttccttttcctccttagttcttcttcttcttctctgtaacaCTGGCTGAGGCAGAAGAACCTAAACATGCCCAAACCAACACCCAATCACATCTTCTATCTTTTGAATCTTATGCTTAGCCTAAGCTTCTCATTaatcaccaccacctcctctgcTTCTCCCAATTTCAGAGAAGCCCCTGAGTTCTACAATTCTCCAGAATGTCTCCCGATCCCAGATGATGAAAGCAGCAACGACCATGAAGGATCCTACTTTTGCTCTGATCATATCGTACACGTAGCAATGACGCTTGATGCAGCTTACCTGAGGGGATCCATGGCAGCCATCCAATCGGTTCTCCAACACTCCTCATGCCCACAAAACGTTGCCTTCCATTTCGTCGCCTCTGCCTCTGCCGACGCCGTTCACCTACGAAGCACCATTGCCAAATCCTTCCCATATTTGAGGTTCCAAGTTTACACTTTTGATGACTCCGCCGTGGCAGGTCTCATCTCCACCTCAATTCGTGCCGCACTCGACTGCCCACTTAACTATGCTCGCAACTACCTCGCTAATCTCTTACCACTCTGCGTCCGTCGAGTCGTCTACCTCGACTCGGATCTCGTCCTTGTCGACGACATCGCCAAACTCGCCGCTACCCCACTCGGTGATCACTCTGTCTTAGCAGCTCCAGAGTACTGCAATGCCAATTTCACCTCTTACTTCACTCCAACCTTCTGGTCtaatccttctctctccttgatcTTCGCCGGTCGTAAAGCTTGCTACTTTAACACCGGAGTCATGGTTATCGATCTCGAGCGATGGCGTTCTGGGGA
This window harbors:
- the LOC122661106 gene encoding probable galacturonosyltransferase-like 1 — protein: MTLDAAYLRGSMAAIQSVLQHSSCPQNVAFHFVASASADAVHLRSTIAKSFPYLRFQVYTFDDSAVAGLISTSIRAALDCPLNYARNYLANLLPLCVRRVVYLDSDLVLVDDIAKLAATPLGDHSVLAAPEYCNANFTSYFTPTFWSNPSLSLIFAGRKACYFNTGVMVIDLERWRSGDYTTKIVEWMELQKRMRIYELGSLPPFLLVFAGNIAPVDHRWNQHGLGGDNFWGLCRDLHPGPVSLLHWSGKGKPWARLDSNRPCPLDALWAPYDLLQTPFALDS